The genomic region TGGTGCGGAAGCCTCCGTACCCGGTTTCCCGGGGCGGGTCCGCTCGGCCCATGCGGCCACCGGAGGTCCTGCCGCGCCCAGACCCGCGAAGAACAGGCCGAGGAGCAGCCATCCCGTGTGTCCGAGCGCAAGGACTGCCCCGGTAAGGATGACAGGGGCGAGGGCTTGGCCCGCGTGGAAGCCGATGCCGAAGAGTCCCTGATACTGCCCTTGGGCATGGTCGGGTGCGAGGCCGAAGCCGAGCGCGTAGCCGCCCGACGACTCCCACACCTCTCCGACGCTGTGGACGCACACGGCGAGGACGGCGAGCGCCGGCGCGACCCACGCGGGAACATCGGCTGTCAGTGCCATCAACGGACAGCTGATGAGGAACAGGAGCCCGGCGCGGCGGAAGGCGCGGCCGCCCTGTCGTGGGGTCTCCACCTTGGAGCCAAGTCTGCTCTGGAGCAGTACGCAGACGCCGCTGTTGATCGCGTAGACCGCTGCCACGGTCCAGCGCGGTGCGTCGGTGTGGGCGGTGAGCCAGATCGGCAGCAGCAGGGAGACGGTCTGGTACTGCAGGCCCATGGCACTGTAGAGCGCGACGAAGGACACGTACGGCCGGTCGGCCAGGACGGACCACTGACGGTGTTCCTTGGGCCGGGGCAGAGGCCGGTAGTCCGGGACGCCCAGGAACGCGATCAGTCCGGCGCAGGCGAAGCTGGCGGCGTTCGCGAGGATCAGCCCGGTGTAGGCAGGGCGAGTGTCGATCTGGATGGCGAAGGCCGCGCCCAGGGTGCCCACGACGACGCCGAGATTGACGAAGGTCCGGAGTCTGGCCCGGAAGGCGGCGGGATGTTCACCGCCGACCCTTGCGATGAGCGCACCGCCCGCGGCGCCGCCCGCCGTGGCGGCCAGCCGGTCCAGAGCGGCGACGAGCGTGAACGCGAGCCAGCTGTCGATGAAGACGAATGCCGCCATGGTGGCGGCCTGCAGGGCGAGGGAAACCAGCCAGATCGTGCGTGGCCCGTACCGGTCGGCGAGATTCCCCGCCGGTATGCCGGCCGCCAAGCCGCACAGGCCGGCGATCGTCAGACCCGCCCCTACCTGCGTGGCGGGCAGGTGCACCACGAACGTGAAGTAGAGGATGGCAGCGGTGTTGAAGAGACCATTGCCCACCCTGCTGACGAAACTGGCGGTGATCAGAGCTCGCTGCGGACCGGAAGCCGCCCCGCTGGGTATCCGTTGCCCTAA from Streptomyces sp. NBC_00190 harbors:
- a CDS encoding MFS transporter → MIKSGLGQRIPSGAASGPQRALITASFVSRVGNGLFNTAAILYFTFVVHLPATQVGAGLTIAGLCGLAAGIPAGNLADRYGPRTIWLVSLALQAATMAAFVFIDSWLAFTLVAALDRLAATAGGAAGGALIARVGGEHPAAFRARLRTFVNLGVVVGTLGAAFAIQIDTRPAYTGLILANAASFACAGLIAFLGVPDYRPLPRPKEHRQWSVLADRPYVSFVALYSAMGLQYQTVSLLLPIWLTAHTDAPRWTVAAVYAINSGVCVLLQSRLGSKVETPRQGGRAFRRAGLLFLISCPLMALTADVPAWVAPALAVLAVCVHSVGEVWESSGGYALGFGLAPDHAQGQYQGLFGIGFHAGQALAPVILTGAVLALGHTGWLLLGLFFAGLGAAGPPVAAWAERTRPGKPGTEASAPRRQGESPLEAA